Proteins co-encoded in one Porites lutea unplaced genomic scaffold, jaPorLute2.1 SCAFFOLD_31, whole genome shotgun sequence genomic window:
- the LOC140925502 gene encoding uncharacterized protein, with the protein MVRCRQQCTNDHPVPHGDVTCTGKYEDDTCTVHCYNDYKLKTDSKVYCKGGVWTKRNGQPASSRCEYIDTLVADELPGIVTANRRKSLGDLALFLKDYLVKTYTTQYWVVTVYSDWRGWDNHAFIGYRITSKFSHHGLNYVVTRYPKHSARSPSVSISEVVGSVNQNHAKDALDAIKSRFDARGQSFSIIHVVKWRRTEGWFLGKHILDIGLAIAQYLPSNNIFWKKFSNVVVIVVAPY; encoded by the exons ATGGTACGATGCAGACAACAGTGTACTAATGATCACCCAGTGCCTCATGGTGATGTTACATGTACAGGAAAATATGAAGACGACACGTGCACAGTTCATTGCTACAACGATTACAAACTCAAGACAGACTCGAAAGTTTATTGTAAAGGAGGTGTATGGACAAAGAGGAATGGGCAACCCGCTTCATCCCGCTGTGAATATATAG atACTCTAGTTGCGGATGAACTCCCAGGCATTGTAACGGCGAACAGAAGAAAAAGCCTCGGCGACTTAGccttatttttaaaagattattTGGTGAAAACTTATACCACTCAATATTGGGTGGTTACAGTGTACAGCGATTGGAGGGGATGGGACAATCACGCTTTTATTGGTTACCGAATAACTTCCAAGTTTAGTCATCATGGGCTTAACTATGTAGTTACACGATATCCTAAACATTCTGCTCGCTCTCCCAGTGTGTCAATCTCTGAAGTGGTGGGCTCCGTAAATCAAAACCACGCTAAAGACGCTCTTGATGCTATCAAGAGTAGGTTCGATGCACGTGGCCAAAGTTTCTCCATCATACACGTCGTAAAATGGAGAAGGACGGAGGGTTGGTTTCTCGGTAAGCATATTCTTGACATAGGGCTCGCCATTGCACAATATCTCCCTAGCAATAACATTTTctggaaaaagttttcaaatgtCGTTGTCATCGTCGTTGCCCCTTATTAA